One Candidatus Binatus sp. genomic region harbors:
- the thiL gene encoding thiamine-phosphate kinase: MASRSHKQLGEFELISRLCAGIRLGRRTILGPGDDCAIISASRRNLLLTVDSMVEGVHFDLRWGRPALLGARSLAVNLSDIAAMGGSPTACVVNLAVRDGVGQRTLDRIYAGLRNSAHEAGVDIVGGNITRASDLSITIALLGEVTGGAAMRRDSARPGDEIFVTGALGDAALGWRLLSGELTARGVARSYLVDRFFRPPNRLRAGQRLAAIDPTPSAIDISDGLLQDLGHILERSRVGAEIDASSIPLSPAYRAVMGDDISYAFSGGEDYELLFCLRPGYRESELTRRLRAPVRRIGRITRQKRLEVIGSLQPDLSKHGAGWDQLRSSPLKRLD, encoded by the coding sequence TTGGCGTCACGCTCTCACAAACAACTCGGCGAATTCGAACTGATCTCGCGTTTGTGCGCCGGTATTCGCCTCGGCCGCAGAACCATTCTCGGCCCCGGCGACGATTGCGCGATCATTTCCGCTTCGCGGCGGAATTTGCTTCTCACCGTGGATTCGATGGTCGAGGGCGTTCATTTCGACTTGCGCTGGGGACGACCTGCGCTGCTCGGCGCGCGTTCGCTCGCGGTGAATCTCAGCGACATCGCCGCGATGGGCGGAAGTCCAACCGCGTGCGTCGTCAATCTCGCGGTTCGCGACGGCGTCGGCCAAAGGACTCTCGACCGCATCTACGCGGGACTCAGAAATTCGGCGCATGAAGCAGGCGTCGATATCGTCGGCGGCAACATCACGCGCGCGAGCGATTTGTCGATCACGATCGCGCTGCTCGGCGAAGTCACGGGCGGCGCCGCGATGCGGCGCGATAGCGCGCGGCCTGGCGACGAAATTTTTGTCACCGGCGCCTTGGGCGACGCCGCGCTCGGATGGCGCTTGCTATCCGGAGAGCTCACGGCCCGCGGGGTTGCGCGTTCCTATCTGGTGGATAGATTTTTCCGGCCGCCCAATCGCCTTCGCGCCGGACAGCGCCTTGCCGCGATCGATCCCACACCTTCGGCGATTGATATAAGCGACGGACTTCTGCAGGACCTCGGCCACATCCTCGAACGCAGCCGCGTCGGCGCGGAGATCGATGCGTCGAGCATTCCGCTCTCTCCCGCCTATCGCGCCGTGATGGGCGACGATATTTCTTACGCATTCAGCGGCGGCGAAGATTATGAGCTGCTCTTTTGTTTGCGGCCGGGCTATCGGGAATCGGAACTGACGCGCCGCTTGCGGGCGCCAGTTCGGCGCATCGGGCGCATCACGCGACAAAAGCGGCTCGAAGTGATTGGTTCGCTTCAACCGGATCTTTCAAAGCACGGCGCCGGATGGGATCAGTTACGGTCTTCGCCGCTCAAACGATTAGACTAG
- the larB gene encoding nickel pincer cofactor biosynthesis protein LarB, which yields MTEKRIREILDGVAAGQLSASAALKNLRDLPFQDLGFAKLDRHRSLRRGVPEAVYGEGKTAGQLAIIGQRLADSGNNLIITRLSADKASAIKRKLRGLEYHAGARVGALIKDRVEPSGHGAIMVVSAGTSDLPVAEEAALCAELFGNRVERVYDVGVAGLHRLTHHLDLIRAASVLIVVAGMEGALPSVVAGLIDKPVIAVPTSVGYGASFGGIAALLGMLNSCASGVTVVNIDNGFGAALAATLMNRVGIARDLL from the coding sequence ATGACCGAGAAGCGGATTCGCGAAATTCTCGACGGCGTGGCGGCGGGCCAACTCTCGGCCAGCGCGGCCCTCAAAAATCTGCGCGATTTGCCGTTCCAGGATCTCGGATTCGCCAAGCTCGATCGCCATCGCAGCCTCAGGCGCGGCGTGCCCGAAGCGGTTTACGGCGAAGGCAAAACCGCCGGGCAGTTGGCGATCATCGGCCAACGCCTGGCCGATTCCGGCAACAACCTGATCATCACGCGGCTCTCCGCCGACAAGGCGAGCGCGATCAAGCGCAAGCTGCGCGGCCTCGAGTATCACGCCGGCGCGCGCGTTGGCGCGCTGATCAAGGATCGCGTCGAGCCGTCGGGACATGGCGCGATCATGGTCGTCAGCGCCGGCACCTCCGATCTGCCGGTCGCCGAGGAAGCGGCGCTGTGCGCGGAACTGTTCGGCAATCGCGTCGAGCGTGTGTACGACGTCGGCGTCGCCGGCCTGCATCGGCTGACGCATCACCTCGACCTGATTCGCGCGGCGAGCGTGCTGATCGTCGTCGCCGGGATGGAAGGCGCGCTGCCGTCGGTAGTCGCGGGATTGATCGATAAGCCGGTGATCGCGGTGCCGACCAGCGTCGGCTATGGCGCGTCGTTCGGCGGAATCGCGGCGCTGCTCGGGATGCTAAATTCGTGCGCCAGCGGCGTCACGGTGGTGAATATCGACAATGGCTTCGGCGCGGCGCTGGCCGCGACCCTGATGAACCGCGTGGGAATTGCGCGCGATCTGCTCTGA
- a CDS encoding acyl-CoA reductase: MTKSALETEANRIGEPIEMVAPLSSAPSLADIDATRVALRDASRKPIAPSRIADAIARAISLWRDRQHPRRVDAVARITRNAGFSLPLMNDSIDALLRPFTREALATLAERVTRRGARKQAELLGFIMAGNVAGAGLHEVAIALVAGATLLVKTASNEPIFFAEFVRTLADIDPEVASRIAVFSWPRDRIDLTAAHVANCDLIVAYGDDATIASIAARNLIGFGSRVSGAVVAGSAAISSQIDTMTDLLARDVAYFEQLGCLSPHHIFVVTPRPEIASKFANEMSVAFERLSKSMPPAKIPLIDAAKILSVRENARWRRISGDTIQLMEGPQLGWTAIFDPDAAFSVSPGFRTVVISAVRDWQDLRFRLLPAKGLIEAFGFSGNQSELADFRALAGELGISYVAQVGEMQSPPLDWPHGGGAFLDAMIGVR; the protein is encoded by the coding sequence ATGACGAAGTCCGCGCTCGAGACTGAGGCGAATCGCATCGGCGAACCGATCGAGATGGTCGCGCCGCTTTCGTCGGCGCCGTCGCTCGCAGACATCGATGCCACCCGCGTGGCGCTCCGCGATGCGTCCCGCAAACCAATCGCGCCATCTCGAATCGCCGATGCGATCGCGCGCGCAATCTCTCTTTGGCGCGATCGACAGCATCCGCGGCGCGTCGATGCGGTCGCGCGAATCACGCGCAACGCCGGATTCTCACTCCCGCTGATGAACGATTCGATCGACGCCTTGTTGCGGCCGTTCACGCGCGAAGCGTTGGCGACGCTCGCCGAACGAGTCACTCGGCGCGGCGCGAGGAAGCAGGCCGAGTTGCTCGGTTTCATCATGGCGGGCAACGTCGCTGGTGCGGGATTGCACGAAGTTGCGATCGCGCTCGTTGCCGGCGCGACGCTGCTGGTCAAGACCGCGTCCAATGAGCCGATTTTTTTTGCCGAGTTTGTCCGCACGCTCGCGGATATCGATCCTGAAGTTGCGTCGCGAATCGCGGTTTTCTCCTGGCCTCGAGATCGCATCGATCTTACGGCGGCGCACGTAGCCAACTGCGATCTCATCGTCGCTTATGGTGACGACGCGACGATCGCCTCGATTGCGGCTCGCAACCTGATCGGTTTCGGCAGTCGCGTCAGCGGCGCGGTGGTCGCCGGAAGCGCGGCCATATCCTCGCAGATCGACACGATGACAGATTTGCTCGCGCGCGACGTCGCGTACTTCGAACAGCTCGGCTGCCTTTCGCCGCATCATATTTTCGTTGTCACGCCGCGGCCGGAAATCGCGAGCAAGTTTGCAAATGAAATGTCCGTCGCGTTCGAGCGATTGTCGAAATCGATGCCGCCTGCGAAAATCCCCCTGATCGACGCGGCTAAAATTTTAAGCGTCCGCGAGAATGCGCGATGGCGCCGCATTTCCGGTGATACGATTCAGCTCATGGAAGGTCCGCAACTCGGATGGACGGCGATTTTCGATCCTGATGCAGCGTTTTCGGTATCGCCAGGGTTTCGCACGGTCGTCATCAGCGCCGTTCGCGACTGGCAGGATCTTCGGTTCCGGCTGCTTCCAGCGAAAGGTCTTATTGAAGCGTTTGGATTTTCCGGCAATCAATCCGAGTTGGCGGATTTTCGCGCGCTCGCGGGCGAACTCGGCATTTCGTACGTCGCGCAAGTCGGCGAGATGCAGTCGCCGCCACTGGATTGGCCACATGGCGGCGGCGCGTTTCTCGACGCTATGATCGGAGTGCGATGA
- a CDS encoding HAMP domain-containing sensor histidine kinase — MNVREVEARSAPRFPDVLRTTSELEWTKDDEESLRTIKLGTALGVLMLVAYLEYDLRIRGHGGIGATFHWIILGGTAVFFGTLWTRAFRRQWKLWTFSISLFLMWMFTIISASTRDPESRFITMALCPMATASFVNWGPRWQFSMAAISLATFSAAQYFVPIENPFIMYQWLGLVAALGIAQFTAIYIDRYRRRLSRQVEDLEEAARFRQNQIATMAHDIRSPVAALSGYVNLLEEDHADAKERADVLGRIGSTAWYMDLLVSNVLDLYQVQERNIVASPIDLDPNLLLAEITADCAVQARRRHLSLRTEFSSLPPCRLDPRHFERIVRNLIAFAIVRSVTDEVVLRTALRGRWIVVEVTDDGPSPTPDELATLFDAPSSDGRRGRARGLGLYIARAMARAAGGRIEARYAGARGITLTAELPIEAAPRQRQLD; from the coding sequence ATGAACGTCAGGGAAGTTGAAGCGCGGTCGGCGCCGAGGTTCCCGGACGTCTTGCGCACCACTTCAGAGCTGGAGTGGACCAAAGACGACGAGGAATCCCTCCGCACGATCAAGCTCGGCACCGCGCTCGGCGTGCTGATGCTGGTCGCGTATCTCGAGTACGATCTGCGCATCCGCGGACACGGGGGCATCGGCGCGACCTTTCACTGGATCATCCTCGGCGGCACCGCGGTGTTTTTCGGCACCCTTTGGACGCGCGCATTCCGGCGCCAGTGGAAGCTGTGGACGTTTTCGATCTCCTTATTCCTGATGTGGATGTTCACGATCATCAGCGCCTCGACGCGCGATCCCGAGTCGCGCTTCATCACGATGGCGCTCTGCCCGATGGCGACCGCGTCATTCGTAAACTGGGGACCACGCTGGCAGTTTTCGATGGCGGCGATTTCGCTCGCGACCTTCAGCGCCGCGCAATATTTCGTGCCGATCGAGAACCCGTTCATCATGTACCAGTGGCTGGGATTGGTGGCCGCGCTCGGAATCGCGCAGTTCACCGCGATCTACATCGATCGCTATCGCCGCCGGCTGAGCCGGCAAGTCGAGGATCTCGAGGAGGCGGCGCGCTTTCGCCAGAACCAAATCGCCACCATGGCGCATGACATACGGAGCCCGGTCGCCGCGCTCAGCGGCTACGTCAATCTGCTGGAAGAGGATCACGCTGATGCAAAGGAGCGCGCCGACGTCCTCGGGCGAATCGGCTCGACCGCGTGGTACATGGACCTGCTCGTCAGCAACGTGCTGGATTTGTACCAGGTGCAGGAACGCAACATCGTGGCGTCTCCGATCGATCTGGATCCGAATCTTCTGCTCGCCGAGATAACCGCGGATTGCGCGGTGCAGGCGCGCCGCCGTCATCTCTCGCTCCGCACCGAATTTTCGAGCCTCCCGCCGTGCCGGCTCGATCCGCGCCATTTCGAGCGCATCGTGAGAAATCTGATCGCGTTTGCGATCGTTCGTTCCGTCACCGACGAAGTGGTCCTGCGAACCGCGCTGCGCGGCCGCTGGATCGTCGTCGAGGTCACTGACGACGGCCCCTCGCCGACTCCGGACGAGCTTGCCACGCTGTTCGATGCGCCCAGCAGCGACGGCCGGAGAGGCCGTGCGCGAGGTCTGGGATTGTACATCGCGCGGGCGATGGCGCGAGCGGCGGGCGGACGCATCGAGGCGCGCTACGCCGGCGCGCGCGGGATCACACTGACCGCCGAGTTGCCGATCGAAGCGGCGCCGCGCCAACGTCAACTGGATTAA
- a CDS encoding aspartate aminotransferase family protein, with translation MTELHELFLKRLAQTSDAPIALEISRAEGCWLVAADGRRYLDLIAGIGVSALGHGHPNVIAAIEAQARRHLHVMVYGEYVIEAQVQLARRLTELLPTKLERVYFTNSGAEAIEGTLKVARKATGREAFAAFDGAYHGDTMGALALAGNPAFRAPFGNLPGPVRHLPFGDSAALDQIDSTIAAVVIEPVQAEGGVRIPAASFMRSLRDRCDQVGALLVFDEVLTGFGRTGKLFALEHFGVVPDIIVMAKALGGGMPLGAFCGSDDLIGTLSHDPPLGHLTTFGGHPLSCAAALASLEVIVADDLSARAAMIGADLARRLREINAPEMTAIRAIGLLIGIEFAEAQFAHRFVAETISRGVIVNWTLNADKVVRLAPPLTIEAAEIDFAVARMIEALDATRQERQVVR, from the coding sequence ATGACTGAACTCCACGAACTGTTTCTCAAGCGGCTGGCGCAAACTTCGGACGCGCCGATCGCGCTCGAAATTTCACGCGCCGAGGGATGCTGGCTCGTCGCGGCGGACGGCAGGCGCTATCTCGATTTGATTGCCGGCATCGGCGTGTCGGCGCTCGGCCACGGCCATCCCAACGTCATCGCCGCGATTGAAGCGCAGGCGCGCCGCCATCTGCACGTGATGGTCTATGGCGAATACGTGATCGAGGCCCAGGTGCAACTCGCGCGGCGACTGACTGAGCTGCTGCCGACAAAACTCGAACGCGTTTACTTCACGAATAGCGGCGCCGAGGCAATCGAAGGCACGCTCAAGGTCGCGCGCAAAGCGACCGGACGCGAAGCATTCGCGGCCTTTGACGGTGCGTATCATGGCGACACGATGGGGGCGCTCGCGCTTGCGGGAAATCCCGCGTTTCGCGCGCCCTTCGGCAATTTGCCCGGTCCCGTGCGTCATCTTCCGTTCGGCGATTCCGCCGCGCTCGATCAGATCGATTCGACGATCGCCGCCGTTGTGATCGAACCCGTTCAAGCCGAAGGCGGCGTGCGAATACCGGCGGCTTCGTTCATGCGATCGTTGCGCGATCGATGCGATCAGGTTGGCGCGCTGCTTGTTTTCGACGAAGTGCTGACCGGCTTCGGGCGCACCGGCAAGCTTTTCGCTCTCGAACATTTCGGCGTCGTGCCAGACATCATCGTGATGGCGAAAGCGCTCGGCGGCGGGATGCCGCTCGGCGCGTTCTGCGGCAGCGACGATCTGATCGGCACATTGTCGCACGATCCACCGCTCGGACACCTCACGACTTTCGGCGGCCATCCACTGTCGTGCGCCGCCGCGCTCGCCTCGCTCGAAGTGATCGTGGCGGACGACCTGAGCGCGCGCGCCGCCATGATCGGCGCGGATCTCGCTCGGCGCTTGCGCGAAATCAACGCGCCCGAGATGACGGCGATTCGCGCAATCGGATTGCTCATCGGGATCGAATTTGCCGAGGCGCAATTCGCGCATCGTTTCGTCGCGGAGACAATCTCGCGCGGCGTGATCGTCAACTGGACGCTGAATGCCGACAAGGTGGTCCGACTCGCACCGCCGCTCACGATCGAAGCCGCGGAAATCGATTTCGCAGTTGCGAGGATGATCGAAGCCCTTGATGCGACGCGGCAGGAACGTCAAGTTGTCCGGTAG
- a CDS encoding hemolysin family protein: MTGIVLILALLVCLLVQAFFAASEIALVSADDFKLRAESETGDQRSTVLGTMLINRDRLLALTLSGTNLATVVSAVLLTNYLHRLGPHLDYLAPFILTPLVLLLGESIPKLLALRNPHRFARLAARPLRFLSTLLAPFLIAATLMSRMLRRLAGVPRDTESVFFSRDDLARLMRRRHSDSHAPSHDAILPAEQQMISRLFRFSRADARKAMVPLVRVDAVPEETTLASAIETVRREGFSRIPVFRHRITDIVGVIHVFDLLQAPDLTRPVSDVMRPVSYFPESMPLDEALVAMQRTGENLAVIVDEYGGSAGILTLEDLLEEIVGEIEDEHDLGEELAKVVNARVISVMGRAPIAELNDHFGLKLPEADEYATIGGLVVEQLGHIPKPGEKLSIGDLIITVTRSDARAVRELMVTLTNPLRAELMKRR; the protein is encoded by the coding sequence ATGACCGGGATTGTGCTGATACTCGCGCTGCTCGTGTGCCTCCTGGTGCAGGCATTTTTCGCGGCGTCTGAAATTGCGCTGGTCTCCGCCGACGACTTCAAGTTGCGCGCCGAAAGCGAGACCGGCGACCAGCGATCGACCGTGCTCGGCACTATGCTCATAAATCGCGATCGGCTGCTGGCCTTGACCCTGTCCGGCACCAATCTCGCCACCGTCGTCTCGGCGGTGCTGCTGACCAACTACCTGCATCGCCTCGGCCCCCATCTCGATTACCTCGCGCCCTTTATTCTGACGCCGCTGGTGCTGCTGCTTGGCGAGTCGATTCCAAAATTGCTCGCGCTCAGAAATCCTCATCGCTTCGCGCGACTCGCCGCGCGCCCGCTGCGATTTCTCTCGACTCTGCTGGCGCCGTTCCTGATCGCCGCGACGTTGATGAGCCGGATGCTGCGGCGTCTCGCCGGAGTGCCGCGCGATACCGAAAGCGTATTCTTCAGCCGCGACGATCTTGCGCGATTGATGCGCCGCCGCCACTCCGATTCCCACGCGCCCTCGCACGACGCCATCCTGCCCGCCGAGCAGCAGATGATCAGCCGGCTGTTCCGCTTTTCGCGCGCCGACGCGCGCAAGGCGATGGTGCCGTTGGTGCGCGTGGACGCGGTGCCGGAGGAAACCACGCTCGCGTCCGCGATTGAAACCGTGCGCCGCGAGGGCTTCAGCCGCATTCCTGTCTTTCGCCACCGCATCACGGATATCGTCGGCGTCATTCACGTCTTTGATTTGTTGCAGGCGCCAGATTTGACCCGCCCGGTCAGCGACGTGATGCGCCCGGTCAGTTATTTCCCCGAGTCGATGCCGCTCGATGAAGCGTTGGTGGCGATGCAGCGCACCGGGGAAAATCTCGCCGTAATCGTCGATGAGTACGGCGGTTCCGCCGGCATCCTCACGCTGGAAGATCTGCTCGAGGAAATCGTCGGCGAGATCGAGGACGAGCACGATCTCGGCGAGGAGCTCGCCAAGGTGGTGAACGCGCGCGTCATCTCGGTGATGGGCCGGGCGCCGATCGCCGAACTCAACGATCACTTCGGCCTCAAACTGCCGGAAGCGGACGAGTATGCTACCATCGGCGGACTGGTGGTGGAGCAGCTCGGCCATATTCCCAAGCCTGGTGAAAAATTGAGTATCGGCGATCTGATCATTACCGTCACGCGCAGTGACGCTCGCGCCGTTCGCGAATTGATGGTCACGCTGACCAATCCACTGCGCGCCGAACTCATGAAGCGACGATGA
- a CDS encoding hemolysin family protein, which yields MMILLLPVAVMILILLSGLLAASETAIFSLTRLEHTREQLGTSVQNAIERLMRQPLESLVVVIGLNEACNIFAECLATIFLLAWLGDRLGPYVAAPTMFLIVLLFCDITPKTFALGFPGVIAWLTARPLAVLVNLVQPVARLFAPVEAAPKPEPVSEAEFKALLRLGEDQGQVQPEERALIHRIFDFGARRASEVMTPRDRIFTIDIETPAAQLVSEIAHESFSRVPVYRSSPDNIIGILHAKDLVARRLEAAPPRIERLVRPAYFIPPGKALADLFDEMRRGHFQIALVVNEYGRLFGLVTLEDLLEELFGEIRDEFDLEIPDLTRITDREWTVSGAISLGKLADAVAPARIIDVYGGGKTLSSLILRRLGRVPRAGEKLKLGEFNVTVERVRGAAVELARLQQ from the coding sequence ATGATGATCCTGCTACTGCCAGTCGCGGTCATGATTCTGATTCTGCTAAGCGGTTTGCTGGCGGCGTCCGAAACTGCGATCTTTTCGCTCACCCGCCTCGAACACACGCGCGAGCAACTCGGCACTTCGGTGCAGAATGCGATCGAACGATTGATGCGCCAGCCGCTTGAATCGCTGGTGGTCGTGATCGGATTGAATGAGGCGTGCAACATTTTTGCCGAATGCCTCGCCACGATTTTTCTGCTTGCCTGGCTCGGCGACAGGCTCGGTCCCTACGTCGCCGCGCCCACGATGTTCCTGATTGTCTTGCTGTTCTGCGATATCACGCCCAAGACTTTCGCGCTCGGATTTCCGGGAGTGATCGCGTGGCTCACGGCCCGTCCATTGGCGGTGCTGGTCAATTTGGTTCAGCCCGTCGCGCGCCTCTTCGCGCCGGTCGAGGCAGCGCCGAAGCCGGAACCGGTTTCGGAGGCGGAGTTCAAGGCGTTGCTGAGGCTCGGCGAGGATCAGGGCCAGGTTCAGCCGGAGGAGCGCGCGCTGATTCATCGGATTTTCGATTTCGGGGCGCGCCGCGCGTCCGAGGTGATGACGCCGCGCGACCGGATTTTCACGATCGATATCGAAACGCCAGCGGCGCAACTGGTTTCTGAAATCGCCCACGAGAGTTTCTCGCGCGTGCCGGTCTATCGCAGCAGTCCGGACAACATCATTGGCATCCTGCACGCCAAGGATCTGGTGGCGCGGCGTCTCGAAGCCGCTCCGCCGCGGATCGAGCGCCTGGTGCGTCCCGCGTATTTCATTCCGCCCGGCAAGGCGCTCGCCGATTTGTTCGACGAGATGCGCCGCGGGCATTTTCAGATTGCGCTGGTGGTCAACGAGTACGGACGCCTGTTCGGCCTGGTGACGCTCGAAGATCTGCTCGAGGAATTGTTCGGCGAGATTCGCGACGAGTTCGATCTCGAAATTCCGGACCTGACCCGGATCACCGATCGCGAATGGACCGTGTCGGGCGCGATTTCGCTCGGCAAACTCGCCGACGCGGTCGCGCCGGCGCGAATTATCGACGTTTACGGCGGCGGCAAAACCTTGAGCAGCCTGATCCTGCGGCGCCTCGGCCGCGTGCCGCGCGCCGGCGAGAAACTCAAGCTCGGCGAATTCAACGTGACGGTCGAGCGCGTGCGCGGCGCCGCCGTCGAGCTCGCGAGGCTCCAGCAATGA